A region of Actinomycetota bacterium DNA encodes the following proteins:
- a CDS encoding type II toxin-antitoxin system RelE/ParE family toxin — MIKSFADSETRKVFNRRFSKDREGQHSIRINDQWRVCFVWDGGDAYNVEITDYH, encoded by the coding sequence ATGATCAAGTCATTCGCTGACAGCGAGACCAGGAAGGTGTTCAACCGGCGGTTCTCCAAGGATCGCGAGGGCCAGCACAGCATCCGCATCAACGACCAGTGGCGCGTGTGTTTCGTGTGGGATGGCGGCGACGCATACAACGTCGAGATCACTGACTATCACTAG
- a CDS encoding HigA family addiction module antidote protein, with the protein MTKKLTPVHPGEVLMEEFLKPLGLSQNRLALSLGVPPRRINEIVLCKRRVTAETALRLARYFDTTPQFWLGLQADYDLDVASDKLGERLDREVRGHAVR; encoded by the coding sequence ATGACCAAGAAGCTGACTCCGGTGCACCCCGGCGAGGTGTTGATGGAGGAGTTCCTAAAGCCGCTCGGGCTGAGCCAGAACCGGCTGGCACTGAGCCTCGGGGTCCCGCCACGTCGCATCAACGAGATCGTTCTCTGCAAACGTCGCGTCACTGCGGAGACCGCTCTTCGCCTGGCTCGTTACTTCGACACGACACCCCAGTTCTGGCTCGGCCTGCAGGCCGACTATGATCTGGACGTCGCCTCGGATAAATTGGGCGAAAGGCTCGATCGCGAGGTTCGTGGGCACGCGGTGCGGTGA
- the ligD gene encoding non-homologous end-joining DNA ligase yields the protein MSLDKYHDKRTFEATPEPIGDDKASAGVNSSAEGSRIFVVQKHAARSLHYDFRLEVGGVLASWAVPKGPSLDPKDKRLAVHVEDHPLEYASFAGVIPEGQYGAGTVEIWDSGTYEPLGDFDAALADRKALKFVLHGERLRGGFTLVPMKARGNERGDNWLLIKERGDPAVPVELQLATLAAEAPSGPEWIHEIKYDGYRLQAIKNGDAVTMLTRNNLDWTAKFPRIASAIAKLPAHTAVLDGEAVVFDSRGISAFAALQQALGEGDSAAIVYVAFELLFLDGRDIRDLPLRQRKELLQELFGATGTGGGLLLAEHVESPGPHFYREACALSLEGIVSKRADRPHTPGRSRDWLKVKCSMQERFIIGGYTMPAGSRTGFGALLLGETEPGETGKLHFAGRVGTGFSESDLRDLRARLDALATDTSPFAEPLGKRMPPVRWARPELVAEVKFAEWTAEGHLRHPSFVRLAETAEKPHVTNPDKVLWAPADSALAPVTKADLLGYYEQVSSHLLPELIGRPLTLVRCPHGLLGSCFYQKHPHPRGFPDSVRKIDVLEHGEQRVYMHIDSLEGLLALVQLGVIEFHTWNSTAENLTNPDRVIFDLDPGPGVSWQSVCEAAWEMREALNLLGLPAFPKTTGGRGLHLVVPIVPAFDYGAIREFAKAFAKQFATDFPNRFTEKTAKRERDGRILIDYLRNASGATAVATYSARARPGLPVSVKIAWEEVSPELDPAAFDIRTTRSRLDQQGKDPWEGYAPSNKLADLLGGGLGQILTDHQP from the coding sequence ATGAGTCTCGACAAGTACCACGATAAGCGCACTTTCGAAGCCACCCCCGAGCCAATCGGCGACGATAAGGCCTCCGCGGGAGTGAACTCCTCGGCGGAAGGCTCGCGGATCTTCGTCGTCCAGAAGCACGCGGCGCGCAGCCTGCACTACGACTTCCGCCTGGAGGTCGGCGGTGTGCTGGCGAGCTGGGCGGTGCCGAAAGGCCCATCGCTCGACCCGAAAGACAAACGCCTCGCGGTCCACGTGGAAGACCACCCCTTGGAGTACGCCTCCTTCGCGGGCGTCATTCCTGAGGGGCAGTACGGGGCCGGAACCGTCGAGATATGGGACTCGGGCACGTATGAGCCGCTCGGCGATTTCGACGCCGCGCTCGCGGACCGCAAGGCGCTCAAGTTCGTCCTGCACGGCGAGCGCCTGAGAGGCGGGTTCACGCTGGTGCCCATGAAGGCGCGAGGCAACGAGCGTGGCGACAACTGGCTGCTCATCAAGGAACGCGGTGACCCGGCCGTCCCGGTGGAGCTCCAGCTCGCGACGCTTGCCGCCGAGGCTCCGTCCGGGCCGGAGTGGATTCACGAGATCAAGTACGACGGCTACCGCCTGCAAGCGATCAAGAACGGTGACGCCGTCACGATGCTCACCCGCAACAACCTCGACTGGACCGCGAAGTTCCCGCGAATCGCCTCGGCCATCGCCAAGCTCCCCGCGCATACCGCCGTGCTCGACGGAGAAGCGGTCGTGTTCGACAGCCGAGGAATCTCCGCCTTCGCCGCATTGCAACAGGCTCTGGGCGAAGGCGACTCGGCCGCTATCGTCTACGTAGCCTTCGAACTGCTATTTCTTGATGGCCGAGACATACGCGACCTGCCCCTTCGCCAGCGCAAGGAGCTGCTGCAAGAGCTCTTCGGGGCCACGGGCACCGGCGGCGGGCTTCTTCTCGCCGAGCATGTCGAGTCGCCTGGCCCGCACTTTTATCGCGAAGCATGCGCGCTCTCGCTGGAGGGGATCGTTTCCAAGCGCGCCGACCGCCCCCACACGCCCGGCCGTTCACGGGATTGGCTGAAAGTGAAGTGCTCGATGCAGGAGCGCTTCATCATCGGCGGGTACACGATGCCGGCCGGCTCCCGCACAGGCTTCGGGGCGCTTCTTCTCGGCGAGACCGAACCCGGCGAGACAGGCAAGCTCCACTTCGCGGGCAGGGTCGGAACCGGCTTCAGCGAGAGCGACTTGCGCGATCTTCGCGCACGCCTGGACGCGCTCGCGACGGACACCTCGCCCTTCGCCGAGCCCTTAGGCAAGCGGATGCCTCCAGTGCGATGGGCGCGCCCGGAGCTTGTCGCCGAGGTGAAGTTCGCCGAGTGGACCGCCGAGGGCCACCTGCGGCACCCCTCCTTCGTGCGCCTAGCGGAGACCGCCGAGAAGCCGCACGTGACGAACCCCGACAAGGTGCTTTGGGCGCCTGCGGATAGCGCCTTGGCGCCGGTGACCAAGGCCGATCTTCTCGGCTACTACGAGCAAGTCTCGTCTCACTTGCTCCCGGAGCTCATCGGCAGGCCGCTTACGCTGGTCAGATGCCCACACGGGCTTCTCGGCAGCTGTTTTTACCAGAAACATCCACATCCGAGAGGCTTTCCGGACTCGGTGCGCAAAATCGACGTGCTCGAACATGGCGAACAGCGCGTGTACATGCACATCGACTCGCTGGAGGGCCTCCTCGCCCTTGTGCAACTTGGCGTCATCGAGTTTCATACATGGAATTCCACCGCCGAGAACCTGACAAACCCCGATCGCGTGATCTTCGACCTGGATCCCGGGCCGGGAGTGTCATGGCAAAGCGTCTGTGAAGCCGCGTGGGAGATGCGCGAGGCTCTCAACCTGCTCGGGCTGCCGGCGTTTCCCAAGACCACCGGCGGACGCGGCTTGCATCTGGTCGTCCCGATAGTGCCGGCGTTTGACTATGGCGCGATACGGGAGTTCGCGAAGGCGTTCGCCAAGCAGTTCGCCACAGACTTCCCGAACCGATTCACCGAGAAAACAGCGAAACGTGAGCGTGACGGCCGCATTCTTATCGACTATTTGCGAAACGCGAGCGGCGCCACCGCGGTCGCCACGTATTCGGCGAGAGCAAGGCCCGGGCTGCCGGTGTCAGTCAAGATCGCCTGGGAAGAGGTATCACCCGAACTCGATCCTGCCGCATTCGACATCCGCACGACTCGATCAAGGCTGGACCAGCAAGGCAAGGATCCCTGGGAGGGCTATGCGCCCTCAAACAAGCTCGCGGACCTTCTTGGCGGCGGCCTCGGCCAAATCCTGACCGACCACCAGCCTTAA
- the zwf gene encoding glucose-6-phosphate dehydrogenase, giving the protein MTPAASDPTILVIFGTTGDLMARKIAPSLYHLRAKGALPERFHVVGYSRRNWSDLDLREHVEMILAERASGADPGDVREFLGDFSYSSGEFDDAEGYVRLMRHLEAIDSKWGTCANKLFYLAVSPAHYSTIFKHLSQSGLTGTCGEGNGWTRVIVEKPFGHDARTSAELDEMLSALFKEEQIYRIDHYLAKEILQGILNFRFTNNLLETSWDRSAVESIELVLHEKLGVEHRGWFYDGVGALRDVGQNHLLQMLALMTMEQPAASSAEAIRAARATAIREVLKPMTAEEVVRNSYRSQYEGYRDIEGVDHCSQTETFFRLKTVLTGPRWAGVPVTFESGKRMGEARKEIIVTFRHPRPCLCEGGPHHKNQVVFSFEPSDSITIVFWAKKPGFERVIERREFNFFLYEKEEKAQYVEEYARLLLDAIRGDQTLFISTDEIRAMWEFIDPVTDAWTQGLTPLHTYAPDTFDVSEQAAEALAMAPSRGVVGICGLGKMGAALALNLRENDWEVVGYNRSPEKAYALEAHGVSPVVSLAELVGALPRPRVVWVMLTAGKPVDRILFGDAGDPSAIGLLDLLEEGDFVIDGGNSYYKDAIARAARFAERGIRFLDCGTSGGPGGARSGACLMVGGRKEDFEAVEPIFADVALAGGGYRFFEGHGAGHFVKMVHNGIEYGMMQAIAEGFQIMRFSDFELNLSQVAAVYQRGSVIESRLIGWLKDAMSELGDSLEGVSGMVGHTGEAEWTVRTAEEMGLEARVIKGALQFRVESERDPSYAGQVLSALRNRFGGHTM; this is encoded by the coding sequence GTGACACCCGCAGCCAGTGACCCTACGATTCTGGTGATATTCGGTACCACCGGCGATTTGATGGCACGCAAGATCGCACCTTCCCTCTATCATCTGCGGGCAAAAGGCGCCTTGCCCGAGCGCTTCCATGTGGTCGGCTACTCGCGCCGCAACTGGTCCGATCTCGACCTTCGCGAGCATGTTGAAATGATTCTGGCGGAGCGCGCCTCAGGCGCCGACCCCGGGGATGTGAGAGAGTTTCTCGGCGATTTCAGCTATTCGTCAGGCGAGTTTGACGACGCCGAGGGCTATGTCAGGCTCATGCGGCATCTAGAAGCTATTGACTCGAAGTGGGGGACTTGCGCGAACAAGCTGTTTTACCTTGCGGTTTCGCCCGCGCACTACTCGACGATCTTCAAGCATCTTTCGCAAAGCGGCCTGACCGGTACTTGCGGCGAAGGAAACGGCTGGACCAGGGTGATCGTAGAGAAGCCGTTCGGGCATGACGCCAGAACATCCGCCGAACTCGACGAGATGCTGAGCGCGCTCTTCAAGGAGGAGCAGATATACCGCATCGACCACTATCTAGCCAAAGAAATACTCCAGGGCATCTTGAACTTCCGGTTCACGAACAATCTTCTCGAAACAAGCTGGGATAGAAGCGCGGTTGAATCCATCGAGCTTGTATTGCACGAGAAACTCGGAGTCGAGCATCGTGGCTGGTTTTACGACGGGGTCGGGGCGTTGCGCGACGTGGGGCAAAATCATCTGTTGCAGATGCTCGCTCTCATGACGATGGAGCAGCCCGCCGCGTCAAGTGCCGAGGCGATTCGTGCCGCTCGCGCCACGGCGATCCGGGAAGTCTTGAAGCCCATGACCGCCGAGGAGGTCGTCCGCAACTCGTACAGGTCGCAATACGAGGGGTATCGCGACATAGAGGGCGTCGATCACTGCAGCCAGACAGAGACTTTTTTCCGGCTCAAAACAGTGCTGACAGGCCCGCGCTGGGCAGGCGTGCCGGTCACTTTCGAAAGCGGAAAACGCATGGGCGAGGCCCGCAAGGAGATTATCGTAACCTTCCGGCATCCTCGGCCATGCTTGTGTGAGGGAGGCCCGCATCACAAGAACCAGGTAGTGTTTTCCTTTGAGCCTTCAGATTCGATCACCATAGTGTTTTGGGCGAAAAAGCCGGGCTTCGAGAGGGTCATCGAGCGCAGGGAGTTCAACTTCTTCCTCTATGAGAAAGAGGAGAAAGCCCAATACGTCGAAGAGTACGCAAGGCTTTTGCTCGACGCGATAAGGGGCGATCAAACGCTGTTTATCTCAACCGACGAGATCCGCGCGATGTGGGAGTTCATCGATCCGGTGACGGACGCCTGGACGCAAGGGCTCACGCCACTCCACACTTACGCGCCGGACACGTTCGATGTCTCCGAGCAAGCGGCCGAAGCGTTGGCCATGGCGCCGTCGCGCGGGGTCGTCGGAATATGCGGGCTTGGGAAGATGGGCGCCGCGCTTGCGTTGAATCTGCGAGAAAACGACTGGGAAGTGGTGGGATACAACCGTTCCCCGGAGAAAGCCTACGCGCTTGAGGCGCACGGGGTGTCGCCAGTGGTCTCACTGGCCGAGCTTGTCGGCGCGTTGCCGCGGCCCCGAGTTGTCTGGGTGATGCTGACCGCGGGCAAGCCAGTCGACCGAATCTTGTTCGGGGACGCCGGTGATCCTTCGGCAATCGGGCTTCTCGATCTCCTGGAAGAAGGCGATTTCGTGATTGACGGCGGCAACTCCTACTACAAGGACGCCATCGCGCGTGCTGCTCGTTTCGCCGAGCGAGGAATACGCTTCCTTGACTGCGGGACCAGCGGCGGGCCGGGCGGTGCCCGCAGCGGCGCGTGTCTGATGGTCGGCGGACGCAAGGAGGACTTCGAAGCCGTGGAGCCGATCTTTGCAGACGTCGCTCTTGCTGGCGGCGGTTACCGGTTTTTCGAGGGCCATGGCGCGGGCCATTTCGTGAAGATGGTCCACAACGGCATCGAGTACGGCATGATGCAGGCGATCGCCGAGGGCTTTCAGATTATGCGCTTCTCCGATTTCGAGCTCAATCTTTCGCAAGTGGCCGCCGTCTACCAGCGCGGCAGCGTTATCGAGTCACGGCTTATCGGCTGGCTGAAAGACGCCATGTCGGAACTGGGCGACTCGCTGGAGGGCGTAAGCGGTATGGTCGGACATACCGGTGAGGCCGAGTGGACTGTTCGCACCGCCGAGGAGATGGGGCTTGAGGCGCGAGTGATCAAAGGGGCGCTTCAATTCAGGGTCGAGTCGGAGCGCGATCCAAGTTATGCGGGACAGGTGCTGAGCGCGCTTAGGAATCGCTTCGGCGGTCACACGATGTAG
- a CDS encoding Ku protein, producing the protein MPHAIWKGAITFGLVTIPVALFPAENPSSRLSFHLLDRQDLSPVKQKRVNSRTAEEVPWERIVKGHEVSPGRWVIIEDDDFKAANVEATQSIDILAAVCAEEIAPEYFEKPYYLEPSKAGRKAYALLREALARAGRVALGKIVIRTRQHLVALIPRGDLLLLTVIRYPQELLDSSALDLPSADLESLGVTDAELAIAGELVRMIEADFEPADPRYRDTYRDELLDLIERKAAGAEIASPVTSATESDGEVIDIASLLRRSLEKAKAARTAEARAADS; encoded by the coding sequence ATGCCACACGCGATCTGGAAAGGCGCTATCACTTTCGGGCTGGTCACGATACCCGTAGCGCTTTTCCCCGCCGAAAACCCCTCATCGCGGCTCTCGTTTCACCTCCTGGATCGCCAGGACCTCTCGCCAGTCAAACAAAAGCGCGTAAACTCGCGCACCGCCGAGGAGGTGCCCTGGGAGCGGATCGTCAAAGGCCACGAGGTCTCACCCGGGCGCTGGGTCATCATCGAAGACGACGACTTCAAGGCGGCCAACGTCGAGGCGACGCAAAGTATCGACATCCTTGCCGCGGTATGCGCCGAGGAGATCGCGCCCGAATACTTCGAGAAGCCCTACTACCTGGAGCCCTCAAAAGCTGGCCGCAAAGCCTACGCGCTCTTGCGCGAAGCGCTGGCCCGAGCCGGGCGTGTCGCTCTCGGCAAGATCGTCATCCGCACCCGCCAGCACCTGGTCGCGCTCATTCCACGAGGCGACCTGCTCCTGCTTACCGTCATTCGCTACCCGCAAGAGCTGCTCGATTCCTCGGCGCTGGACCTGCCCTCGGCGGATCTCGAATCCCTGGGCGTCACCGATGCCGAACTGGCGATCGCCGGTGAGCTCGTTCGCATGATCGAGGCCGACTTCGAGCCGGCCGACCCGCGTTATCGCGACACCTATCGCGACGAGCTGCTCGACCTCATCGAGCGCAAGGCCGCAGGCGCCGAGATCGCCTCGCCGGTCACCTCGGCGACTGAGTCCGACGGCGAGGTCATCGACATCGCTTCGCTGCTCCGCCGTTCGCTGGAGAAAGCCAAGGCCGCACGGACCGCCGAGGCGCGGGCCGCCGACTCCTGA
- a CDS encoding nucleoside deaminase yields MDMALELAGLAALAGEVPVGAVVVCGGKAIAGAHNRREIDVDPTGHAELLAIRDASAYLGRWRLSDCTVYVTLEPCPMCAGLMHQARIARCVFAAPDPKAGALGTLFRLHEDERLNHRFEVTSGVREQQSAKLLRSFFSQRRGK; encoded by the coding sequence ATGGATATGGCCCTTGAGCTGGCGGGCCTTGCTGCGCTTGCCGGTGAGGTCCCGGTAGGCGCGGTTGTCGTATGTGGTGGCAAGGCCATTGCGGGCGCGCACAATCGCCGAGAGATCGACGTTGATCCCACGGGGCACGCGGAGCTACTCGCGATCCGTGATGCGTCGGCTTATCTCGGCCGTTGGCGATTGTCGGATTGCACGGTTTACGTGACGCTCGAGCCGTGCCCGATGTGCGCGGGCCTGATGCACCAGGCACGCATTGCGCGTTGTGTTTTCGCAGCTCCAGACCCCAAAGCGGGCGCGCTTGGCACCCTGTTTCGCCTCCACGAGGATGAGCGCCTCAACCATCGATTCGAAGTCACTTCCGGAGTGCGGGAGCAGCAAAGCGCGAAGTTGCTGCGATCGTTTTTCAGCCAACGGCGCGGCAAGTGA
- the serS gene encoding serine--tRNA ligase, whose protein sequence is MLDARFVRQDADTVRKALKNRGSDWDINEFLALEARRRELIAELESSQALRNASSKAIGGLLKEGRKEEAETLKGQVQAENDKIASVQEALAGVESVVSEMLMSVPNLPDASVPIGATAEQNVEVRRWKTPPAFDFEPKAHWELGPQLGLIDFERGVKLAKSRFVVLGRDGARLSRALVNFMLDTHASRGYTEWSVPIIANTETLTGTGNLPKFEEDLFSAGEGFYLIPTAEAQLTNLHRAEVLDADVLPLSYTAYTPCFRKEAGAAGRDTRGMIRVHQFDKVELVKFATPETSFAELEKMLSDAEHILQQLDLAYRVITLCTGDMGFASAKTYDIEVWLPSYADYKEVSSCSNCTDFQARRAAIKYRSPKEFSGSRLTHTLNGSGLAVGRTLVAVLENYQQSDGSIVVPEVLRPYLGGQEIIS, encoded by the coding sequence ATGCTGGATGCCAGGTTCGTTCGCCAAGACGCTGACACTGTGCGAAAGGCGCTCAAGAACCGCGGATCCGATTGGGATATCAATGAGTTTCTGGCGCTTGAGGCGCGCCGCAGGGAGCTGATAGCCGAGCTCGAGTCTTCTCAGGCGCTGCGAAACGCGAGCTCGAAAGCGATAGGCGGGCTTCTGAAAGAAGGCCGCAAGGAAGAGGCCGAGACCCTCAAAGGACAGGTGCAGGCCGAAAACGACAAGATCGCTTCAGTGCAGGAAGCGCTTGCAGGTGTCGAAAGCGTCGTTTCCGAGATGCTCATGTCGGTCCCGAACCTGCCAGACGCAAGCGTTCCCATCGGAGCCACTGCAGAGCAAAACGTCGAAGTCCGCCGGTGGAAAACACCGCCTGCGTTCGATTTCGAACCGAAGGCCCATTGGGAGCTGGGACCACAGCTCGGCCTGATAGATTTCGAGCGGGGGGTCAAGTTGGCCAAGTCCCGCTTTGTCGTGCTGGGACGCGATGGCGCCCGACTGAGCCGGGCCCTCGTCAATTTCATGCTCGATACGCACGCCTCACGCGGCTACACCGAATGGTCGGTGCCTATCATCGCAAACACCGAGACCCTCACGGGAACCGGGAATCTGCCCAAGTTCGAAGAGGATCTTTTCTCGGCGGGCGAGGGCTTTTATTTGATCCCTACCGCCGAGGCACAGCTCACAAACTTGCACCGCGCCGAGGTGCTTGATGCCGATGTCCTGCCGCTGAGCTATACCGCGTACACGCCCTGTTTTCGCAAGGAGGCCGGCGCGGCTGGGCGCGATACTCGGGGAATGATCCGCGTGCACCAGTTCGACAAGGTCGAGCTGGTTAAGTTCGCGACACCAGAGACAAGCTTTGCGGAGCTCGAAAAGATGCTGTCCGATGCCGAGCACATTTTGCAGCAGCTTGATCTGGCTTATCGGGTGATCACACTGTGCACCGGTGATATGGGGTTCGCCTCGGCGAAAACATACGACATCGAGGTATGGTTGCCGAGCTACGCGGATTACAAAGAGGTCTCGAGCTGCAGCAACTGCACCGATTTTCAGGCCCGCCGAGCAGCGATAAAGTATCGCAGCCCCAAGGAATTCAGCGGAAGCCGGTTGACGCACACGCTAAATGGAAGTGGCCTGGCGGTAGGTCGGACGTTGGTGGCCGTTTTGGAGAATTACCAGCAGTCGGATGGAAGTATTGTAGTGCCGGAAGTGCTCAGGCCCTACCTTGGGGGGCAAGAGATAATCAGTTAG